Proteins encoded by one window of Anguilla rostrata isolate EN2019 chromosome 9, ASM1855537v3, whole genome shotgun sequence:
- the LOC135262444 gene encoding olfactory receptor 1E16-like — MPQMNQTQTTVKEFFIVGFPGLHPQHFKLMGTIFFLIYMTTVVGNSLLVALFFIERRLQKPMYIIMLSLALSDIGFCTVALPKAIGRYWLDDGAIPFHICFFQRFLIHYFGTLNSLILLAMSLDRYLAICFPLRYPALMTNRTMGALTGFSWVSAAVSPAISVGISTPMPFCGPNRIIHCYCDSVSTTSLVCADARQILSVSTGLAMFVLLVPLILILSSYISIIVAVLKVADAQGRQKTFSTCATQLCIISIYYLPRFGVYLSSLVSYINVNPDLRISLTLFYSLFPPLLNPLIYCYRTTEIKDILSKWFCQRNVISQTPIVTTVSK, encoded by the coding sequence ATGCCACAGATGAACCAGACCCAGACCACAGTAAAGGAGTTCTTCATTGTGGGCTTCCCAGGGCTCCACCCTCAGCACTTTAAGCTGATGGGCACGATCTTCTTCCTGATCTACATGACCACCGTGGTGGGGAACTCCCTCCTGGTGGCGCTGTTCTTCATCGAGCGCCGGCTCCAGAAGCCCATGTACATCATCATGCTGAGCCTGGCCCTGTCCGACATCGGCTTCTGCACCGTAGCCCTGCCCAAAGCCATCGGCCGCTACTGGCTAGACGATGGCGCCATCCCCTTCCACATCTGCTTCTTCCAGCGGTTCCTGATCCACTATTTTGGGACGCTCAACTCGCTGATCCTGCTGGCCATGTCGCTGGACCGCTACCTGGCCATTTGCTTCCCGCTGCGCTACCCGGCGCTCATGACCAACCGCACCATGGGGGCGCTAACCGGCTTCTCCTGGGTGTCCGCCGCGGTGTCCCCGGCCATCTCCGTCGGCATCTCCACCCCGATGCCGTTCTGTGGGCCCAACCGGATCATCCACTGCTACTGCGACAGCGTGTCCACCACCTCCCTGGTGTGCGCTGATGCACGACAGATCCTCAGTGTGTCCACGGGCCTGGCCATGTTCGTGCTCCTGGTGCCACTCATCTTGATCTTATCATCTTACATCAGCATCATTGTGGCAGTGCTGAAGGTAGCCGATGCTCAGGGCCGCCAAAAAACCTTCTCCACCTGTGCTACACAGCTGTGCATTATCAGTATATACTACCTGCCCCGTTTCGGAGTCTACCTGAGCTCCCTAGTTTCCTACATTAATGTCAACCCGGATTTGCGGATCAGTCTCACCCTCTTCTATAGCCTGTTCCCTCCCCTGCTAAATCCCCTCATTTACTGCTACAGGACTACGGAGATCAAGGACATTTTAAGCAAATGGTTTTGTCAAAGGAATGTCATCAGTCAGACACCTATAGTTACGACTGTTTCCAAATGA